In Eretmochelys imbricata isolate rEreImb1 chromosome 14, rEreImb1.hap1, whole genome shotgun sequence, a genomic segment contains:
- the RSAD1 gene encoding radical S-adenosyl methionine domain-containing protein 1, mitochondrial: MAAPGWRHPRARLAAALRSLRAARQHRARQPPRAEPLQAALYVHWPYCQKRCSYCNFNTYIPRGLDEESVRSCLSREAQTLIRLSQVQRISSVFFGGGTPSLASPLTIAAVLETVSRCAHLAADAEVTLEANPTSATASRLAGFRASGVNRLSIGIQSLDDAELRLLGRNHTADEALGTLEEAKKLFPGRTSVDLIFGLPCQSVSSWARGLEELLQLCDDHVSLYQLTLERGTSLFKQVQRGSLPVPKQEVVAEMYESAREMLRDVGFRQYEVSNFARNGALSTHNLSYWQGSQYIGVGPGAHGRFVPRAHGESLREARIQTLEPDSWMKEVLACGHGTRKQTVLSQLEVLEEVLVLGLRMDIGITHQHWLQFATSLSLWDVFGTSEEVKELEDQGLLLLDNRGLRCSWKGLAVLDSLLLTLLNQLQKSWEDRTAHRT; encoded by the exons ATGGCGGCGCCGGGCTGGCGGCACCCTCGGGCCCGGCTGGCCGCGGCTCTGCGCAGCCTCCGAGCGGCGCGGCAGCACCGGGCGCGGCAGCCGCCCCGCGCGGAGCCGCTCCAGGCGGCCCTCTACGTGCAC TGGCCGTACTGCCAGAAACGCTGCAGCTACTGCAACTTCAACACGTACATCCCCCGGGGCCTAGACGAGGAGTCCGTGAGGAGCTGTCTCTCTCGGGAAGCCCAGACCCTGATCCGGCTCAGCCAAGTCCAGAG GATCAGCTCGGTGTTCTTCGGCGGGGGCACCCCAAGCCTGGCCAGCCCGCTCACCATCGCTGCTGTCCTGGAGACCGTCTCCCGCTGTGCCCACTTGGCGGCGGACGCCGAGGTCACTCTGGAAGCCAATCCCACCTCAGCAACTGCCTCGCGGCTGGCGGGATTCCGGGCGTCGGGAGTCAATCGCCTCTCCATTGGCATCCAG TCCCTGGATGATGCAGAGCTGAGGCTCCTTGGGAGGAACCACACGGCTGATGAGGCTCTGGGGACCTTGGAAGAGGCAAAGAAGCTGTTTCCCGGCCGCACATCCGTTGACCTCATCTTTGGCCTCCCCTGCCAGAGTGTTTCCTCATGGGCCAGGGGGTTAGAAGAGCTGCTTCAGCTGTGTGATGACCACGTGTCTCTGTACCAGCTGACGCTGGAGAGGGGCACCTCCCTCTTCAAGCAGGTCCAGCGGGGCTCTCTGCCCGTGCCCAAGCAGGAGGTGGTGGCAGAGATGTATGAATCTGCCCGGGAGATGCTGCGGGACGTGGGATTCCGGCAGTATGAGGTCTCCAATTTTGCCAGGAAT ggggcgctcAGTACCCACAACCTGTCCTATTggcaaggcagccagtacataggGGTCGGGCCAG GAGCTCATGGGAGGTTTGTGCCGCGAGCACATGGCGAGAGCCTTCGGGAAgccagaatacagaccctggagcCGGACAGCTGGATGAAGGAGGTGCTTGCCTGCGGACACGGGACCCGGAAACAGACTGTGCTGAGCCAGCTGGAGGT GTTGGAGGAGGTTTTGGTCCTGGGGCTCCGCATGGACATAGGAATCACACACCAG cactggctgcagtttgccaccaGCCTGAGCCTGTGGGACGTGTTTGGAACCTCAGAGGAAGTGAAAGAGCTGGAGGATCAGGGCTTGCTGCTTTTGGACAATAG GGGGCTCAGGTGCTCTTGGAAAGGTTTGGCAGTGCTGGACTCTCTGCTGCTGACCCTCCTCAACCAGCTCCAGAAGTCCTGGGAAGACAGAACAGCCCATCGGACCTGA